A window of the Mus pahari chromosome 1, PAHARI_EIJ_v1.1, whole genome shotgun sequence genome harbors these coding sequences:
- the Fgf21 gene encoding fibroblast growth factor 21, producing the protein MDWMKSRVGALGLWFRLLLAVFLLGVYRAYPIPDSSPLLQFGGQVRQRYLYTDDDQDTEAHLEIREDGTVVGAAHRSPESLLELKALKPGVIQILGVKASRFLCQQPDGALYGSPHFDPEACSFRELLLEDGYNVYQSEARGLPLRLPQKDSPNQDPTSWGPVRFLPMPGLPHEPQDQAGFLPPEPPDVGSSDPLSMVEPLQGRSPSYAS; encoded by the exons ATGGACTGGATGAAATCCAGAGTTGGGGCCCTGGGACTGTGGTTCCGTCTGCTGCTGGCTGTCTTCCTGCTGGGGGTCTACCGAGCATACCCCATCCCTGACTCCAGCCCCCTCCTCCAGTTTGGGGGTCAAGTCCGGCAGAGGTACCTCTACACAGATGACGACCAGGACACTGAAGCCCACCTGGAGATCAGGGAGGATGGGACAGTGGTAGGCGCAGCACACCGAAGTCCAGAAA GTCTCCTGGAGCTCAAAGCCTTGAAACCAGGGGTCATTCAAATCCTGGGTGTCAAAGCCTCTAGGTTTCTTTGCCAACAGCCAGACGGGGCTCTCTATGGATCG CCTCACTTTGATCCGGAAGCCTGCAGCTTCAGAGAACTGCTGCTTGAGGACGGATACAATGTGTACCAGTCTGAAGCCCGCGGCCTGCCCCTACGTCTGCCCCAGAAGGACTCCCCAAACCAGGATCCAACATCCTGGGGACCTGTGCGCTTCCTGCCCATGCCAGGCCTGCCCCACGAGCCCCAAGACCAAGCAGGATTCCTGCCCCCAGAGCCCCCAGATGTGGGCTCCTCTGACCCCCTGAGCATGGTAGAGCCTCTGCAGGGCCGAAGCCCTAGCTACGCATCCTGA